A stretch of DNA from Ewingella sp. CoE-038-23:
CCATGGTGGAGCAGAACCTGACGGGGCCTTTCCTGCCACATGGTTTGGGTCATCCGCTGGGTCTGCAAGTCCATGATGTGGCGGGCTTCATGCAGGATGAAACCGGCACCCATCTGGCCGCGCCGTCAAAATATCCGTTCTTGCGCTGTACCCGCATTATTCAGCCAAAAATGGTGCTGACCATTGAGCCGGGTCTGTACTTCATCGAGTCTCTACTGGCGCCTTGGCGTGACGGGCAGTTCAGCAAGCACTTTGCATGGGATCGTATTGAGGCGCTGAAACCTTATGGCGGCATTCGTATCGAAGACAATATTGTCATTCACGACAATCACATTGAAAATATGACGCGTGATTTGAAACTTGCCTGATGCAGCCTTATCCCGTACCTGCTGAATCTGTCAGTTTCAGTGAAGAGATAAAGAAAAGCCGCTTTATTACCCTTTTGGCGCATACCGAAGGGGTAGAGGCGGCTAAGTCCTTTATAAATGATGTAAAAAGTCAGCATCCGACGGCTCGGCATCACTGCTGGGCTTTCGTGGCAGGCACGCCAACGGACTCCCAGCAGCTCGGCTTCTCTGATGACGGCGAGCCAGCGGGGACGGCGGGCAAGCCGATTTTGGCCCAACTGCTAGGCAGCGGCGTCGGCGAGATAACCGCCGTCGTGGTGCGTTATTATGGCGGCATTATGTTAGGCACCGGCGGCTTGGTGAAAGCCTACGGCGGTGGTGTTCAGCAGGCATTAAAGCTGCTTTCGATACATGAAAAAGTCCCACTCAGGGAATTTACGCTGCAATGTGACTACGCTCAGTTAACGCTGGTGGAAAACCTGTTGCAGCAGGTGGGCGGACATATTTTACAAAGCAATTACGGGGCGGCAGTCGACATGCGCCTGGCCTTACCGGCCACAGAAGCCTCGGCTATTGTCACCCGTTTATACGATCTCAGTCGCGGCACGCTCAATTTGCAGCCGGTTTTATAATTACTCTCTAATGACTCATTCGCTGAGGAACACGCCA
This window harbors:
- a CDS encoding IMPACT family protein gives rise to the protein MQPYPVPAESVSFSEEIKKSRFITLLAHTEGVEAAKSFINDVKSQHPTARHHCWAFVAGTPTDSQQLGFSDDGEPAGTAGKPILAQLLGSGVGEITAVVVRYYGGIMLGTGGLVKAYGGGVQQALKLLSIHEKVPLREFTLQCDYAQLTLVENLLQQVGGHILQSNYGAAVDMRLALPATEASAIVTRLYDLSRGTLNLQPVL